A DNA window from Bdellovibrio sp. BCCA contains the following coding sequences:
- a CDS encoding complement resistance protein TraT — protein MNQTVIKSILALSALYMLSGCAATQVALSKKNLDVQTKMSATLFLDPIDEEKRKTIYVVVKNTSDKSEFQISDEMRNALQSKGFKVVSKMNQAAFVLQVNVLQVGKADPNAAEAAMYKGYGADGVALGAGAAYVAGGSDKAMVGAGILGGIASVVADSLVKDVHFSVITDVQIKERLSGKGKAQNTTLHYNESGTSGGTFSSYSEKSEWKIYQTRILSSANKVNLEFAQAAPELKRALVQSISGIF, from the coding sequence ATGAATCAAACCGTTATCAAATCAATCCTTGCTCTTTCCGCGCTTTACATGCTTTCTGGTTGCGCGGCCACACAAGTGGCCTTGTCAAAAAAGAACTTAGATGTTCAAACGAAAATGAGCGCAACGCTCTTTCTTGATCCGATCGATGAAGAAAAAAGAAAAACTATTTATGTTGTGGTGAAAAATACCTCTGATAAATCTGAGTTTCAAATCTCAGATGAAATGCGCAATGCTTTGCAGTCTAAAGGCTTTAAAGTGGTTTCAAAAATGAATCAAGCGGCTTTTGTTCTACAAGTAAACGTCTTGCAGGTAGGTAAAGCCGATCCTAACGCGGCCGAAGCAGCGATGTATAAAGGTTATGGCGCAGATGGTGTCGCTTTGGGTGCCGGAGCTGCCTACGTCGCTGGTGGAAGTGACAAAGCGATGGTCGGTGCCGGAATCTTAGGAGGTATTGCTTCTGTAGTCGCAGACTCACTTGTTAAAGACGTTCACTTTAGTGTCATTACAGATGTGCAAATCAAAGAACGTCTGTCAGGAAAAGGCAAGGCGCAGAACACAACACTGCACTACAATGAATCAGGTACTAGCGGTGGCACGTTTTCGAGTTATTCGGAAAAATCCGAGTGGAAGATTTATCAAACACGTATCTTGAGTTCGGCTAATAAAGTGAATCTAGAATTTGCGCAAGCGGCGCCGGAATTAAAACGAGCGTTGGTGCAAAGTATCTCTGGAATTTTCTAA
- a CDS encoding RNA polymerase sigma factor: MERDLVVTDLELVEKVKSGDRRSFSELVKRHQRSVLRLSLRFVKDMDTAEDVTQEAFIKAYEKLNSFEGRASFKSWLFQIAVNTARNKIRESKRDTVDIDDVQLAVDAEAENTLVHTAVADILHSEVEKLPFKQKTALVLRVYEDLSFNEIADIMQCPYDTAKANYRHALMKLRQTFEQSSELKNWTEEVGGFFMEVNQRFAEAEG, encoded by the coding sequence ATGGAGAGAGATCTAGTAGTGACGGATCTTGAACTGGTTGAAAAAGTAAAGTCTGGTGACAGACGTTCTTTTTCCGAGCTCGTGAAACGACATCAAAGAAGTGTGCTGCGGTTGAGTTTGAGGTTTGTGAAGGACATGGACACAGCGGAGGATGTAACGCAAGAAGCGTTCATCAAAGCTTACGAGAAGCTGAACTCTTTTGAGGGCAGAGCTTCTTTCAAAAGCTGGTTGTTCCAAATTGCAGTGAATACTGCGAGGAACAAAATCCGCGAGTCAAAGCGTGACACCGTCGATATCGACGATGTGCAGTTAGCGGTGGATGCCGAAGCTGAGAACACATTAGTTCATACGGCGGTGGCAGATATCCTTCACAGCGAAGTGGAGAAATTGCCATTTAAACAAAAAACAGCGTTGGTACTTCGTGTTTACGAAGACCTCAGCTTTAACGAAATTGCCGATATCATGCAGTGTCCTTACGACACAGCGAAGGCGAACTACCGCCACGCTCTCATGAAGCTTCGTCAAACTTTTGAGCAAAGTTCTGAGCTCAAAAACTGGACGGAGGAGGTTGGTGGTTTCTTTATGGAAGTAAACCAAAGATTTGCGGAAGCAGAGGGATAA
- a CDS encoding DUF1697 domain-containing protein yields MPRYIAFLRGVSPLNAKMPEVKQSFEKMGFTNVVTVLSSGNVVFDAKKTSQKVLEKQIEEGLKKYSKRSFPTIVRAQDDLRDWLDSDPFRAEKLDAKAKRVVTFLKDSPTVKPNLPIKKDGAVILKVEDSMVCSAYLPHPKGPAFMVLLEKTFGKSITTRTLDTLKKVAQK; encoded by the coding sequence ATGCCCAGATATATCGCTTTTCTTCGCGGTGTCAGCCCCCTCAATGCCAAGATGCCCGAAGTGAAGCAGAGTTTTGAAAAGATGGGTTTCACCAATGTCGTGACGGTGCTTTCAAGTGGAAACGTCGTCTTTGATGCCAAGAAAACATCTCAAAAAGTTTTAGAAAAGCAAATCGAAGAGGGGCTCAAGAAATATTCAAAGCGCTCCTTCCCAACAATTGTAAGAGCGCAAGACGATCTGCGCGATTGGTTGGATTCAGATCCCTTCCGAGCAGAAAAACTAGATGCAAAAGCAAAGCGCGTGGTGACTTTTCTAAAAGACAGTCCCACTGTGAAACCAAATCTTCCTATCAAAAAAGATGGCGCCGTGATTCTTAAAGTTGAAGACTCGATGGTCTGCTCGGCTTATCTTCCGCATCCGAAGGGTCCGGCCTTCATGGTTTTGCTCGAAAAGACATTCGGAAAATCAATCACGACTCGAACCTTGGATACTCTCAAGAAAGTGGCTCAGAAATAA
- a CDS encoding aminopeptidase — translation MGYLMKSGYGQMKLLGSRVPIEEALQDPNLDESKKQKLRLAQEAREFAEKELHLKSTKNYTSYVELGRPYVTYVVSAAYRWELKHYQWSYPFMGKMPYKGYFNEPDALEEEKELQQEDLDTYMRGVSAYSTLGWFNDPILSSMLRYDDYDLVNTIIHETVHATLYIKNSADFNERLATFLGNKGAEQFYHKKEGADSPTLKQIQNENADNKLFSQFISGELKDLEKWYKDLPANERSESKRQERIHLIQEKFTKELQPQLKTDSYKKFPESKLNNARLLLYKTYMQDLGDFERLYELLGKDYSRFIEQCKTLEKAKDPSQGLKDLIVSLNTHAKKE, via the coding sequence ATGGGTTATTTGATGAAGTCCGGTTATGGACAAATGAAACTGCTGGGCAGTCGCGTGCCTATTGAGGAAGCTCTTCAAGATCCAAACCTTGATGAATCTAAAAAACAAAAACTGCGTCTGGCGCAAGAAGCGCGCGAGTTCGCAGAAAAAGAACTGCATCTTAAATCCACAAAAAACTACACGTCGTATGTTGAATTGGGAAGACCCTACGTCACTTACGTTGTGAGTGCAGCTTATCGTTGGGAACTTAAACACTATCAATGGTCTTATCCTTTTATGGGAAAAATGCCCTACAAAGGATACTTCAACGAGCCCGATGCTCTTGAAGAAGAAAAAGAACTGCAACAAGAAGATCTCGACACTTACATGCGCGGCGTTTCCGCTTACAGCACCTTGGGTTGGTTTAACGATCCAATCTTAAGTTCGATGCTTCGTTACGATGACTACGATCTTGTGAATACGATCATCCACGAAACGGTGCATGCGACTTTGTATATTAAAAACTCGGCGGACTTTAATGAACGCCTGGCTACGTTTTTAGGAAACAAAGGCGCTGAACAGTTCTACCATAAAAAAGAAGGCGCGGACTCACCCACTTTGAAGCAGATTCAGAATGAAAACGCGGATAACAAACTTTTTTCGCAGTTTATTTCGGGCGAGCTGAAGGATTTAGAAAAATGGTACAAAGATCTTCCTGCGAACGAAAGGTCTGAATCCAAACGCCAAGAGCGCATTCATCTGATTCAGGAAAAGTTTACAAAGGAACTTCAGCCACAGCTTAAGACGGACAGTTACAAGAAGTTTCCTGAATCCAAGCTCAACAACGCCCGCCTGCTTCTTTATAAAACCTATATGCAAGATCTTGGGGACTTTGAACGTCTTTATGAGCTCTTGGGAAAAGACTATTCCCGCTTTATTGAGCAATGCAAAACCTTGGAAAAGGCGAAAGACCCTTCTCAGGGCTTGAAAGACTTAATTGTCTCTTTAAACACCCATGCAAAAAAAGAATAA